The region gttggtctctgctccccagccatgaatgacaggacaagagaaaacagcctcaagttacACCACAGGAGGTTTAGAATGGAGATgtggaagaactgtttccctgagaggggtgtgagcccctgtggcaggctgcccagggagctggggcagtgcccagccctgcagggatcccaaagccctggagctgaggtgctgaggctgtgggtcagtgctgggctgggcagggtgagggcagggctggcactccATGGACTTAAAGGACCTTTCCAACCATAGTGGTTTGGTGCTCTGCAATCTGTGTTGGATGAGCTTTCCTGAAGAGTCCAGGACAGCGTGACCTCACTGTGGGGACACCACCCTGCTGCAGTTGCCAAATTGTGGCCTCTGTGACTTCCAACTGTGACAAACGGCCACCAACAGCTACTGGCCACAGTTGGAGCAAGTCCTCAGgccctgggacagcagcagcactgcagcacatGGGCTGCCTGGGCCCTGCTGGTGCCTGGAGCTATGGCCACCAACGCTGACAAGGACCCGCTGGACTGTTTTGACTTCCAATATGAGCAGAAACTCCCATCCTTGCTCAGGTGAGGGGATTCTCACACCCACCTCCATCCCTTCCATTCTCTTCTCCtgtctcctccatccctccttcccacACCATGGCAAACCCCCATCCCTTGTCCCCACCACTCTCCTCTTGAACCTGCCTTCCTCAGCCCATGACACCCTCTTGCTCTGTCACTGGGGTCcttgctggggaggaggagggtggcCACGCTGGAAGATGGGGCTTGAGACAGTGTTGGGCTGCTCTGTCCTGTCACCCCACCTGGGCTGGGACACAGAGCTGAGCAATCCAGCACTGCCAAGGTGTGTGACCTCGAGGAAAACTCCTGTGGCAGGAAACTCAGTGTGACAGAGGATGAGTCCACGTCTCAGTTTCGTTGTTTGCCATACAAGAGGAGACAAGCCAGACTGATGCAAAATGCTATGGAGCAGAAGGAAGAGGTAAGAAAGATGGGAGGGTGTTGGGGCATGGCTGGGAGGGTTTGTGGCTTTTTGGGAGGGCAGCAGTGGGCAGATGACTGGATCTGAGTGTGGGCAACTGTGTCACACTTGTTCTGATGCTGCCAGGCCTTCAGGGAGAAGATGAAAGTCCTAACCAGCAGATGGAAGGACCTTGTCACCGAGCAGGATCAGCTGAAAGCCAACATGGAGAAGTCTGAGAGGACTTTAAAGGTACACCTGACCCCCATCAGCTCAGCTGCCATGATTCTGAGCCacaccaccacctcctcccTTGTGGATACAATCTTGGGCCACTCTGTATCTGTCCAAACCTCCCTTGAGCCTGGAGATGTGAGAAATGGGactggcagagcatggggaTTTGTATCACAGATGTGGAAAGCCCTGGGAGAGCTTGGTCTGTACCAGTGGGATCTCCTGAGGACTCCCAGCGTGGAtgtccccacagcctgtccccactgcTGACACCCAGGTGTCTTCCAGGGCCAGAGCCCAGCAAGTCTGAAGATCAGAGTGGCATCCCAGGGCTCTGTCTCCAAGACAATGCAAGAGGAGTGGCCCTCTCTGTTAGACAGGGAGTGAAAACTCTCCCAGGGGTGCACCAGGGCTGGTCtgtcctctgtgctgctgctgctgagtgacaCAGCTCCGTCTTCCTttgctctcctttcttcctctgtgtgtgcatgtgttgaTGGGAAATGTCACCAGGAAAATGACAAGATACAAACCCAAGCTCTGCAAAAAGCCACcaaaaggagggagaggaggatgcAAAAGGAGAGGGAGCTTTTGAGAGCTAAGAAGGAGCTGGAAGCCCTGAAGGAGGAACGCCAGAAGCTCTCTAAGAAAGTGCAGAAGTACTCCATCTTCAAGGAATACCTGGAGAAGGTGGTGAAGAACTCACAGGTGAGTTTGAACAGGAGACAGACAGATCCTGGCCTCCAGGAGGGCCTTTCATGGGTGTTCAACCTAGAGGAGACAAGGCAAGCCCAGGGAGATCATAACACTTGGTCACAGCTGGAGCCCTCAGGTGGGATGGGAAGAGGTTCTCTGCAGCTGAGGTGAGTCAGGGGCACCAGGATGAGTTGAGGAGAGCCAGAAAAGGAGGTGAAGGCTtgagaaaaccaaagaaaaacgGTGAGAAGGTGGAAAAGCACAGGGTGACAGTGCATAAGACTTGCAGTTGTGATGAGGGAAGGGCAGGGGCGTTACTACCACCAAGAGCCTTGTGCTTGCAGTTCAAGGACATCCAGGAAGCCATTGAGCACTGTGAGACGCTGGTGGAGACACACCAGAACCTGCTGCAGTCCCAACAGGCACTCAGGGAAATGTCTGAGCACACCAAGCTGCACCTGGACCAGTACAAGGCAGAGAAAGAAGCTGAGATCCTGCAGCATGAAAAGGAGCTGGCACAGCTTCAACTTTGTTTTGACCAGGCTCAAAGGGACGCCCTCCTCTGGGTGAGgaagcaggggctgggcaggggatgATCTCCAAGGCCTGGCTGTGTCAAGACCAGCTGATGGCTCATACCTGAGCCATGGGCTCATGGAAAGGCCCTTTGTGATTGGAGCAGATGTCTCATTTCATCCCTGCAAAGGGCTGTAGAATGAAGAATATCAGAGCAGGTCTGGAGCAGGTTAAATTAGGGGTTAAAACAAGGCCACGGTGATCTTTCACTACGTGCTTGATCTCTGTCAAGAGAGATCCACTGACAGAGTTTGGGGAGCTCTGCCTTGGCCCAAACCCCCAGCAGACTCCCCAGTGTGCCTGTTGTGTTTCTGCAGCCTGCTCAGACCCCTTtccattccctgctccctctagcagggctgcagtgctctgtgagCAGAAatgccctcagctctgctggccCCTGCTCCCTTTGCATCCCTCCCAATGGGCCTTGACAAATTCCCTTGTTGGCCACTCCAGGAGTTGGGTCCCATCAGGCAAAACTGGAAGGCAGCCAGTGTGGGAGGTGGCAGTGGGAGCAGctagcccagggctgtggggagtgTCAGCAGGGCCCTCAGACCCAAGGGAATGAGGACCACAGGATCTAGGGGTGAGAAGGGGAAAATTCTGGGGCAAGCAGAAGCTGTGGTGGTTCCTGGATCTGCTCCCACCACCCCAAGCTGAGccacctccagcacagccctgggcaagGACAGGTTCTTCCCAGCAAAGCAGATGAGTGTGGAAGTTCTGGCCTCCCAGTGCTGATGTGATGTCTTTGCTGGGGCATGTCAACATGCTGCAatgtctcctctcctctcaggAGACTCGCTTGGATGAAACCCAGGCCATGGCTGCTGACAAAACCCTGAAGCTGGGGACCACCAAGATGGCCATCCTCAACCTTTGGCAGCGTGCCAA is a window of Colius striatus isolate bColStr4 chromosome 18, bColStr4.1.hap1, whole genome shotgun sequence DNA encoding:
- the CCDC42 gene encoding coiled-coil domain-containing protein 42, producing the protein MATNADKDPLDCFDFQYEQKLPSLLRKLSVTEDESTSQFRCLPYKRRQARLMQNAMEQKEEAFREKMKVLTSRWKDLVTEQDQLKANMEKSERTLKENDKIQTQALQKATKRRERRMQKERELLRAKKELEALKEERQKLSKKVQKYSIFKEYLEKVVKNSQFKDIQEAIEHCETLVETHQNLLQSQQALREMSEHTKLHLDQYKAEKEAEILQHEKELAQLQLCFDQAQRDALLWETRLDETQAMAADKTLKLGTTKMAILNLWQRANEHLKTNLNVPASDSHRQLDMVQQFIQDLTDIGKMGKQRRVQKQH